One part of the Plasmodium yoelii strain 17X genome assembly, chromosome: 13 genome encodes these proteins:
- a CDS encoding exported protein IBIS1, putative, producing MARNFECKKINSDDMTSSKKYSKNVGEKFNLISCTKLFALSMLFLICQNYENSPQSTSSHQEYQYNGLVLGNRILSELDQAENHTISYKTNNYEDSSVENPNQQTSDSSSLQTDEDKKKDDSDATSIGETSPTTETTSVEETVTIEDTESVEETESVEETPSTSTEETSSTGKKTYVDRIASILNPLINGEKKSTEKKSSEKKSSEKKSSDEQSSSDEQNSSDDQNSFDDQKLFEDIDNLINGIKSRYQEFSAKIKSPEFQNKCKSYMNTAKEMIEERRNCAMSFISRNLNALGIDKIFEDEFGGYALLGKMMLTKVFIDNMFIPDFLRNSSTIILTIVYFLIMMFIVGSYLDINQDTKTERRNTNESKLFNRTQPPM from the exons ATGGCTCGTAATTTTGAATGCAAAAAGATAAATAGTGATGATATGACATCATCCAAGAAATATTCCAAAAATGTTGGCGAGAAATTTAATTTGATTTCTTGTACAAAATTGTTTGCGCTAAGCATGTTATTTTTGATATGccaaaattatgaaaat AGCCCACAAAGCACATCTTCACACCAAGAATACCAATATAATGGTTTGGTTTTAGGAAACAGAATATTATCAGAATTGGATCAAGCTGAAAATCATACTATAAGTTATAAAACAAACAATTATGAAGACTCTTCGGTTGAAAATCCAAATCAGCAAACCTCCGATAGTTCATCATTACAAACTgatgaagataaaaaaaaagatgacAGTGATGCAACATCCATTGGAGAAACATCACCAACTACAGAAACGACATCAGTTGAAGAAACAGTAACAATTGAAGACACAGAATCAGTTGAAGAAACAGAATCAGTTGAAGAAACACCATCAACATCAACTGAAGAAACATCATCAACtggaaaaaaaacatatgtTGATAGAATAGCTTCCATTTTAAATCCATTAATCAATGGCGAAAAAAAATCTACCGAAAAAAAATCTAGTGAAAAAAAATCTAGTGAAAAAAAATCTTCTGATGAACAAAGCTCTTCTGATGAACAAAATTCTTCTGATGACCAAAATTCTTTTGATGACCAAAAACTATTTGAAGATATTGATAATCTAATAAATGGAATCAAATCACGTTATCAAGAGTTCAGCGCTAAAATAAAATCACCAGAATTCCAAAACAAATGTAAAAGCTATATGAATACTGCAAAAGAAATGATTGAAGAACGTAGAAACTGTGCTATGAGCTTTATATCTAGAAATTTAAATGCCTTAGGTATTGATAAGATATTCGAAGATGAGTTTGGTGGTTATGCACTCCTTGGAAAAATGATGTTAACAAAAGTCTTTATTGACAATATGTTCATTCCTGACTTCTTAAGAAATAGCTCAACAATAATTTTAACTATAGTTTATTTCTTAATAATGATGTTCATCGTAGGAAGCTATCTTGATATCAATCAAGATACTAAAACTGAAAGAAGAAATACAAATGAATCTAAATTGTTCAATAGAACACAACCACCTAtgtaa